A single window of Debaryomyces hansenii CBS767 chromosome F complete sequence DNA harbors:
- a CDS encoding DEHA2F17248p (some similarities with uniprot|P53062 Saccharomyces cerevisiae YGL247W BRR6 Essential nuclear envelope integral membrane protein required for nuclear transport) gives MSDKSSSFNLSFLSPSTFNSGSTSRGEIKSVSTPINSRQNAAELSPVDLDEITKNSNPRTPTSKNDVKSDKLQSILKSSRNKSPSRKQGQEYSITESLLKKHPELKLAAKNGDINPVKGARVIFSPTKEVLSYRNDYFDEYSEEDSVSNLKKIRRNKSKKEYDDDCTIDLTNENNNDNNGTEAGVKEKTSRLTKLMTDPTIPYVLSLYLQLLFNLLLIGVILYLLFIFIRTIKSDISHKLETYTSDAIQEISLCSREYYRNKCSIEDGHKRVPALEKACTVWSKCMNRDPQLIGKSKITAETFADIVNGFVKPITWKSLFFMNFMIFGSLFITNIALGSYRNSSAFNNTSKKELTDMQREYEKKIEEQNKLLLEYKSQLRDQNDTSINNTNSYITTYAGNTPNMNRIHPSQSYNQIMLHDPPSYASPLLNRNNPYK, from the coding sequence ATGTCCGATAAGTCTTCGTCGTTTAATCTTTCATTCTTGAGTCCTTCCACTTTTAATAGTGGGTCGACAAGTAGAGGTGAAATAAAGCTGGTCTCAACTCCTATTAATTCAAGACAAAATGCAGCCGAATTGTCCCCAGTTGACCTTGACGAAATAACGAAAAACTCGAATCCAAGAACCCCAACTTCCAAGAATGACGTGAAACTGGACAAATTGCAATCCATATTAAAAAGTAGTCGCAATAAATCTCCTTCCAGGAAACAAGGTCAGGAATACTCAATTACTGAGTCGCTATTGAAGAAGCACCCAGAATTGAAGCTTGCAGCGAAGAATGGAGACATAAATCCTGTGAAGGGTGCTCGAGTGATATTTTCTCCCACAAAGGAAGTTTTGTCTTATCGAAATGACTATTTCGATGAATATAGCGAGGAAGATTCCGTGagtaatttgaaaaagattaGGAGAAATAAAAGTAAGAAGgaatatgatgatgattgTACAATTGACTTAACAAATgagaataataatgacaataatGGTACAGAGGCAGGAGTAAAGGAAAAGACAAGTCGGTTGACTAAGCTTATGACGGATCCAACCATACCATACGTGCTTTCATTGTATCTTCAGCTACTTTTCAATCTTTTATTAATAGGAGTTATATTGTACTTGctattcatatttattaggACGATAAAATCAGACATAAGTCATAAGCTCGAAACATACACCTCCGATgcaattcaagaaatatcaCTTTGTTCACGAGAatattatagaaataaatgCTCGATTGAAGATGGTCATAAGAGAGTACCGGCTTTGGAAAAAGCTTGTACCGTATGGAGCAAATGTATGAATCGAGATCCTCAATTAATTGGTAAATCGAAAATTACAGCTGAAACATTTGCGGACATAGTGAACGGTTTTGTTAAGCCTATAACCTGGAAATCGTTGTTTTTTATGAACTTTATGATATTTGGGAGTCTATTCATAACCAATATAGCGTTAGGTAGCTATAGAAACTCGTCGGCGTTCAATAACACTTCGAAGAAAGAACTTACGGACATGCAGAGGGAATACGAAaaaaagattgaagaaCAAAACAAACTACTTTTAGAATACAAAAGCCAACTACGTGATCAAAATGATACTTCTATAAACAATACCAATTCCTACATAACTACGTATGCGGGAAATACTCCTAATATGAATAGAATACATCCTTCGCAGTCTtacaatcaaataatgttaCATGACCCCCCTTCGTATGCATCACCTTTATTAAATAGAAACAATCCATATAAATGA
- a CDS encoding DEHA2F17270p (similar to CA5732|IPF2872 Candida albicans IPF2872), with amino-acid sequence MDRSTDLKSIIHSFKYDDGKKVAKRTDKVSKRTKAARESSIQQEYQDLQPSLDDRLKVLFIGFNPGLQSSIQQHHYAHFTNLFWKLFNESKLLINVLQSLNISVGDAIKEDPLLKELIQVDSDDKYKTFVKPVNDFEIVKYKIGFTDLVLRCTKTAQELNLSEKLENVPRLFNEFKQSGSTFIVFVGKGIWEIIVKYITNLLKIKVKLTKGNFQWGKQILGEDEHYNMILEKLNEILGCKHNIYVFPNTSGLVTSLKYDEKLHLWNDLSHEILNY; translated from the coding sequence ATGGATCGGAGTACAGATTTAAAATCCATAATTCACTCTTTTAAGTACGATGACGGCAAAAAAGTGGCAAAAAGGACAGATAAGGTGAGCAAGAGAACGAAAGCTGCCCGAGAATCAAGCATCCAACAGGAATACCAAGATCTTCAGCCTTCATTAGACGACCGCTTGAAAGTTTTGTTCATCGGTTTTAATCCCGGGCTTCAATCATCAATCCAACAGCACCATTATGCTCATTTTACCAActtattttggaaattattcaatgaatcaAAGCTACTAATAAATGTGTTGCAATCACTAAATATTTCCGTAGGTGATGCCATTAAAGAAGATCCGTTgttaaaagaattaattcaGGTCGATTCAGAcgataaatataaaacatTCGTCAAGCCGgtgaatgattttgaaatagtCAAGTATAAAATTGGGTTTACAGATCTTGTATTGAGATGTACCAAGACAGCACAAGAATTAAACCTCAGCGAAAAGCTAGAAAATGTTCCCAGACTATTTAACGAATTCAAGCAAAGTGGAAGTACATTCATAGTATTCGTTGGTAAAGGGATTTGGGAGATCATAGTTAAGTATATCACTaatctattgaaaataaaggTTAAATTGACTAAAGGTAATTTTCAATGGGGAAAGCAGATTCTTGGCGAAGACGAACACTATAATATGATATTGGAGAAGTTAAATGAGATTTTGGGGTGTAAgcataatatatatgtttTTCCTAATACCTCTGGGTTGGTGACCAGTTTGAAatatgatgaaaaattacacTTGTGGAACGATTTGAGCCATGAGATATTAAATTACTAG
- a CDS encoding DEHA2F17292p (similar to CA5733|IPF2873 Candida albicans IPF2873), with translation MWPFNSNNGKDTSEIAEELPENLKDFFKENNPDLKHETIFDVPPQQKRVNEILHKQQNNNEYSFEFDKYKRRETPKKVTSINCAELQQQVIECFRGWTFTSTNQCSQEIKNNSSCIEIQNNALKKLYYDDCYNIDHCTKIRFVIDKLFTDNFGQYGENMTDESKQKFNEEIDKSFYKIWK, from the coding sequence ATGTGGCCATTTAATTCGAATAATGGTAAGGATACATCTGAGATTGCTGAAGAGCTTcctgaaaatttaaaggactttttcaaagaaaataatccTGATTTAAAACACGAAACGATTTTCGATGTTCCACCACAGCAGAAGAGAGTGAATGAGATCCTACATAAACAACAGAATAATAACGAATATTCGTTTGagtttgataaatataaacgTAGAGAAACTCCCAAGAAAGTCACATCCATAAATTGTGCCGAGTTACAACAGCAAGTTATAGAATGTTTTAGAGGATGGACATTTACTCTGACCAACCAATGTTCacaagaaattaaaaacaATTCATCCTGTATTGAGATCCAGAATAATGccttgaagaaattgtaTTATGATGATTGTTATAACATAGACCACTGCACAAAGATAAGGTTTGTGATTGACAAATTGTTTACTGACAATTTTGGTCAATATGGGGAGAATATGACCGATGAaagtaaacaaaaattcaaCGAAGAAATCGATAAATCATTCTATaagatttggaaataa
- a CDS encoding DEHA2F17314p (weakly similar to uniprot|Q08816 Saccharomyces cerevisiae YOR352W) codes for MDSPPTPLHPAANEEVNVIPEGALPSGTIANLDLNPDLYDDETDDNNIDHDEKDNEDDVMMKSDTNAYDIGSPYELETLTTSFDKQYELLKAEFDKTTNNDEIAKYQQSKLINYVDEQLLAIQRKFIKNQADTTEEYSFFQLIQELSKVFNLVWYSINTKSGLFGQQDYLIKLMDDMEDYVAHYRLFQNTDDYATVELQLLEYFTFFQEVDLRISFLIDGFPMETADKIEKLNNTQIIRVSPIASRLRILIISKLDPLRMKLSREESAPDSQGQHENQKRRSHRRRLQNVIEGELGRVFEGILDRT; via the coding sequence ATGGATTCACCACCTACACCATTGCATCCGGCAGCTAATGAAGAAGTGAATGTTATACCAGAAGGTGCATTACCTTCCGGAACTATAGCGAACTTAGATCTAAACCCAGATTTGTATGATGACGAAACGGATGACAATAACATTGATcatgatgaaaaagataaCGAAGATGACgtgatgatgaaaagtGACACCAATGCTTACGATATTGGACTGCCGTATGAGCTCGAAACGTTGACTACTCTGTTTGATAAACaatatgaattattgaaagcaGAGTTTGATAAAACTACGAATAATGACGAAATAGCAAAGTACCAGCAAAGCAAGTTAATTAACTATGTAGACGAACAATTATTGGCAATACAGCgaaaatttatcaagaacCAGGCGGACACTACGGAAGAGTACTCGTTTTTCCAGTTAATCCAGGAGTTATCGAAGGTATTTAATCTAGTTTGGTACTCAATTAACACCAAGTCAGGGTTGTTTGGCCAGCAAGAttatttaatcaaattaatgGACGACATGGAAGACTATGTTGCGCATTACAGACTATTTCAGAATACCGATGACTATGCTACGGTGGAGCTTCAGTTACTTGAGTATTTTACATTTTTCCAAGAAGTGGATTTGCGGATAAGTTTTTTAATTGATGGATTTCCGATGGAAACAGCCGATAAAATAGAGAAGCTCAATAACACGCAGATAATACGCGTATCGCCAATTGCATCTAGattaagaatattgatCATATCTAAGTTGGATCCGTTAAGAATGAAGTTATCTCGTGAAGAACTGGCTCCTGATTCACAAGGCCAACACGAAAATCAAAAGCGCAGAAGCCACAGAAGACGCTTGCAGAATGTCATAGAAGGAGAACTAGGTAGGGTATTCGAAGGCATCTTGGATAGGACCTGA
- a CDS encoding DEHA2F17336p (weakly similar to uniprot|P38263 Saccharomyces cerevisiae YBR105C VID24 also involved in vacuolar protein targeting) — protein MPVSETNKLQDPKSLSRDNDSDDNNSISEFNFTCSIHENFTPLQRKPEVYPYSEQILNDRNNDSTSNKGIEFDYFRPRFDSYNKLPTMSNSYLKPNTTFIGEQQSGKAKYHIKVEFKTVDWVNSILTGFLQISGLTEHHPEITTFFKGEIINNPFNKYKWETGSKKSQRDTTIKRYSFITENDQWGSFIKNDLEHWKQLTDSKGLNDLELKQKLHRIQNDYNYNDECIYMRWKEEFLLPDSRIKQINGASFEGFYYIVLNLTHNSKLPGSISGLYYHKESEKFQSLSLRCVEDHGISNKFDFV, from the coding sequence ATGCCTGTTAGtgaaacaaataaactCCAAGACCCAAAATCCTTAAGTAGAGATAACGATagtgatgataataattcgatCTCTGAGTTTAACTTTACATGCCTGATACACGAAAACTTCACTCCATTACAGCGGAAACCAGAGGTATATCCATACTCCGaacaaatattaaatgataGGAATAATGATAGTACAAGCAATAAAggtattgaatttgattattttagACCAAGATTTGACTCTTATAATAAGTTGCCGACCATGTCAAATTCGTATCTTAAACCCAACACAACGTTCATAGGAGAACAGCAATCCGGAAAGGCAAAATACCATATAAAAGTAGAGTTTAAAACTGTTGATTGGGTGAATTCAATACTAACGGGGTTTTTGCAAATATCGGGATTAACTGAACACCATCCCGAGATAACTACGTTCTTTAAAGgtgaaatcattaataatccGTTCAATAAGTATAAATGGGAGACGGGGTCTAAGAAGCTGCAAAGAGATACGACTATAAAAAGATATTCCTTCATAACAGAAAATGATCAATGGGGGTCGTTCATCAAAAATGATTTGGAACATTGGAAGCAGTTGACAGATTCCAAGGGTCTAAACGATCTCGAATTAAAACAAAAGTTGCACAGAATACaaaatgattataattATAACGACGAATGCATATATATGAGATGGAAAGAGGAGTTCTTACTACCAGACTCCAGGATCAAACAGATTAATGGTGCCTCGTTCGAAGGGTTCTACTATATCGTTCTAAATTTGACTcacaattcaaaattaccTGGTTCTATAAGTGGTTTGTATTATCATAAAGAATCAGAAAAGTTCCAGTCGTTGAGTCTCCGGTGTGTTGAGGATCATGGCATCTCTAATAAATTCGattttgtttga
- a CDS encoding DEHA2F17358p (similar to uniprot|P05375 Saccharomyces cerevisiae YJR073C OPI3 Phospholipid methyltransferase (methylene-fatty-acyl-phospholipid synthase)), which produces MNFSDVQHLVGNFSDYIVVNCEIKYAIACIAFNPIFWNIVARTEYKTHFLTKITGSAKVGCYLLALTIFSLGIYRDNVYHQALLNQPTYGPLLKSNLVKALAIGTFGFGNVLVLSSMYVLGVTGTYLGDYFGILMDDRVTGFPFNINDNPMYNGSTLCFLGTALWYGKPTGIAIAGFVYVMYKIALFFEEPFTAKIYANRDKQSKKVQ; this is translated from the coding sequence ATGAATTTTAGTGACGTACAACACTTAGTTGGAAATTTTAGTGATTACATTGTGGTCAATTGTGAAATTAAGTACGCAATTGCATGCATTGCCTTTAATCCTATTTTCTGGAACATTGTTGCAAGAACCGAATATAAAACACATTTCCTTACCAAAATAACTGGATCTGCTAAAGTCGGATGCTATTTGTTGGCATTGACCATTTTCAGTTTAGGGATTTACAGGGATAATGTATACCATCAAGCATTGCTCAATCAACCAACTTACGGCCCTCTCTTGAAGTCCAACCTTGTCAAGGCCTTAGCCATAGGTACTTTCGGCTTTGGAAATGTCTTGGTCTTATCATCTATGTATGTGTTGGGTGTTACAGGTACATACCTTGGGGATTACTTTGGGATCTTGATGGACGATCGTGTTACAGGATTCCCATTTAACATTAACGACAATCCTATGTACAATGGATCCACATTATGTTTCTTGGGTACTGCTTTATGGTACGGTAAACCAACCGGTATTGCTATTGCTGGATTTGTATATGTCATGTACAAAATAGCCTTATTTTTTGAAGAGCCATTTACTGCAAAGATTTACGCCAACAGAGACAAGCAATCCAAGAAAGTACAATAG